The DNA region CCGAGTAGTAGTAGGGGTTGCCGCCGTTATTGTTGATCTCGGGCAACGTGACGCCCTGGCCCAGCAGGGTCAGGCTGGGGTTCTGACGCGCCTTGGCGGTAAGCATGGTGGCATGTACGGCGGAGAGATGTTCGCGTGCCGCAGCCAGCGATGGGTTGCCGGTGAGGGCGCGATCGACCGCCTGCTGGATCGTGATGGGAGCGGTCTGGACGTTTTGGACCGGCGGAACGGCTGGCGACGATGATTGCGCCACAAGAGGTGGACACGCCATCAAGGTAGCGCATAACAGGTAAAGACATTTCTGCGTCATACTGCCTTCGAAGTTCAAAAAATGTAGGGAGAGCTGGGGGGATACGATCTGCTAGCGAACGACGTATGCCAGGGCAGGAGGCGGACGAACGCCAATGGCCCGGATGAATCCAGCCAGAAGCTTCTCCGCAAATAAGGGAGTGCGCATGGGAGAGTAGAACCGCGGCGCAGTCATGTCCAGGACGACTAATACGACTGCTGCCAGCAAGCCGAACAGCCCAAGGACAGCGACCGGTCCGAGGGGGGCTTCGCTCGCTCGCATCATGTGTTCCAGCTCGGCCGGTGTGCTCATGGCGACGCGGTCATCGGTCATCGAGATGGCGGGGAAGAGAAGCACGAGCAGCAGAGCGAGGGCCACTAAAGTCGTCCACTGAAACTCAGTGTGCCCTTTACGGATCGACCATACCCAGCCCCCGATGAGAAGAATGGAGAGTGCTGCCCAGGCGAGATTGAGGAAAAGCTCCACGCTGGGCCGAGAATAGCACAAATTGTCAGAGGGTTAGGTAACGAGCTGGTGGCGGGGGCGGGAAAAATCGTTCTCGCGCAGTGTCCAAATCGGCTTTGTTGGGGCGTCATAAGGGTAGAGCATTTCGGTTGGTATGAGTCGTATTCTGGGGCACCCGGGTCTTTTAAACGCTGGATTTGAAGATGCTCCAGCGGGCCGCCATTATGGCCTCTTGAAAATCCAGGACGGAGATACAGATGGATACATTTCTTGCTGCTATCGAAAACCCACAAGGCTTGATGATGAAGCTGGTCTATGCGATGACGCGGCGGCAGTTTGGCAAAGTGCTTACGCCGGTTAAAGTGGTTTCTGCACGGATGCCGCTTGCATTCGGCATGTTCTCCGACAAGATTGGCAAGCTGGATAAGAAGCTCCTGCTGCGCGGGAGATGGTGACGCTGGTCCGCGAACAGGTGGCGCGTCTTAATGTTTGTCTCTTCTGCATCGATATCGGCAGATCGTTGACGATCAAATCGTCGACGAATGAAGACAACTTGATTGAAGCCCCGACCGCACCATCACCGCTCACCATCACCAAAGGAACAGACACTTCCGAATCCTGAGATCTGTGGTCTCCTACCAGCGCAGGGTTACTGTCTTTCGCTGATAGCCGTCTCCTGTGGGAAACTTCACCAGCAACTGTCCGGTGTTGCTGTTGGTGGGCGGAACGATGGTGGCTCCGTCGGCGAGGAGGTGCTTTACCTCCACATTTCTGCGTAGCTTGAATTCGACTGTCGAGCTGCCTTGCGCTTCGAGCTCGAGCTTCATGGAGTGTGCGTCGATATTCTCGGCGAGGACCTTTGGTTGTGCCGTGCGGGCGCCGGGAAGCGGCAGGCCGTGCGGCAAGGAAACTTCGATCGCCGGCAGCTTGAACGCAGCAGTCTGCCCATTAGCAGCGACCTCCTTTCCACTCGCCGCCAGTCGAACTGGCTCACCTGAAACCAGCGTGAGCCGCACAATCATCTGCTGCTTTTCACGCCGGTAATTCAGATCGACGACAGAGCTGCCAACGTGGAGCCGCCGAACATTGGCTTCGTTCCAGTCTGCGGGCAGATGGGGATTGAGCCGCACCGTCTTCGTCAGGGCATCGACTTTAATGCCGAAGAGGCCGCGGAGAGCGGGCATGATGACCATGGAGGAAGACCAGAGCTGATGGGTGGTGCTTCTGCCGAAGGGCTGAAAGTAGGCGCCGGAGAGAAGCTCGGTGACCGCGCCCAGATCCTGAGTGGTGGTCTGGTCAGCGGTCTGCATGAGGTGAGCGTAGCCCGAGAGAGGACGGTCCGTCCGATATTCCGCCAACGACAGCCAACCGGTAAAGAGCGGCCACACGGAGCCCTGATGATAGCTGATGGGATCGTAGAGGGGGTCGCTTTCGGCTACGTCGCGCAGGCCCCAGTCGGTGGAGAAGTCGTGCGATGCCCAGCGCTCGAAGCTGGGCTCGGGATGGGCGAGACCAGCTCCGCCATTCCACCATGCGACGGAGGGGAAGATGGTCGGGGTGTGGTCGAGTGCATTGGCGTTGTGACTGAAGGCATACGTTTGCGAAGCGGGCATGTAGTACTCGGCTTCGATCTTCTTTGTCAGCTCGGTCGCGCGTGCAGATGCTGCCGCAGAGGTTGCATTGTCGCCGAGCAGCGTGGAGAGCTCCGCCATGGCAGACGATGCCTGCTGGTCGAGCAGGGCGAGATAGATCTCCTGATGTGGCATTCCCGGGGGCCAGCTCTCGACCCAGCCGGTGCCCTGGGCGTTGTCGTAGATACCGTCGCCGTCGGAGTCGTGCGTGGTCTCGAAGTGCCACGCATCTTCGATAGCTTTGCGATGGGTGCGGAGAAATTCGACATCGCCGCTGGCGTGCACATAGTCGAGCATCTGCGTGAGGAAGAGCGGCGTTGCGTCGGCTGCGGCGTACATATACGGCAGCGACTTCCAATCGGTGTAGGCTGCGGTCTGGCTGTACTCATGCATCATCTTGCCGTCGTCACGCTGGCGCTTGATCAGAAATTCGAGCGCCTCGCGGCTCAGCGTGAAGTCGCCGAAGCTATTGACCGCGTAGAGAGTGTAGAGCGTGTCCCGGCCAAAGAACCAGCCGAAGCCAGGCCTCGCTGAATCACCCGAGGAGTAGTATCCGGCGACTAGTCCAATCTCGTCGCCGGTGCGCGCCCGGAGCTGTTCGATCGACATCTCCGCCCATTGAAAGTCGTCATTCAATCCAGCGTCGGGAGTCTGGATGGAAGTCAGATCGCCGAGCATCTGGGCGTAGCGTGCGGTGTGTTCTTCATAGGTCTGGGGCAGGTTTGCGTTGAGCGCGGAGATCTTCGCCAGCAGAGCAGCGGTGTTCGCCGTGGCAGTGGTGGTTCCCTCGGCCATCAGCAGAGGGAAGAAGCGCGAGCCATCACGCTTGGGCTCGTAGTGAAGCTTGAGCTCGAGCGGATAGACGCGCGGCTTCTCCTGATAAGGAGCCATGATGCCGGGCTGCGCGGTGGGCATGGCTACAGCGCCCGCAAGGTCGGGATAGTCCGTATGCAGCACGTAGAATCCGCTGTTGCCCTGCTTGACCCACTCGGCTGAGGGAATGCCTTCGCCTCGCTCGGGCCACATGGTGCGCATCTCGGGAGTAAAGCGAAAGGTGAAGTCGACCGGGCGAATGGAATCGATCTGGAAGAGAACGACCGCGCCGGTGCCATCCTTTGCCTCATCGGGAGCGAAGATCGTCTGTCGCAGGGTAAACGCGATGTGCGAGTAGGTGATGGTGGTGTGGTCGGGAAAGACTTCGATCTCGCTGGCGTCCTGGTTGACGTCGATAGGGACGGTGTAGCCCTGGACGTTGGCCTCGATGGAAAAATGGCTGAGAAGTTTTACCGGAAGCACCCAGGCTTCGAACTGACCGTCCTGCTGGCCGACGACGATGCCGCGCGTGCCTGCGACGGTGAACGGTTTCTGCGACTCGACATGGCGGCGAATCACGAGACCATGGTCCTGAAGCGGAAAATTGTTGATGGGACGAAGCTCTGTGGTCTGCGCCGCGGCCACGCCGCAGAGGGTGATCAGACTCCAATGAAAAAAACGCATGCAGGATTCTCCAGTTAGCTAGAGTAGTCTATCGCTGGTTGCGGGCAGGATATTTGGCAGACAGCGACACTGGAACCCGGTTAGCCGATCTGCGCGGGAACATCGCTCGAAGCATACTCAATTCTGTCGCGCCCATTCCTTTTGGCGAGATAGAGCGCTTCGTCCGCGGCCCGAAGGAAGGTAGCCGATGTGCCCTCGGTGGGAAACATGTAGGTCACAACGCCGATGCTGATGGTGACGAACTCGCCGATTGGGCTCTCGTTCTTCAGATTCAGGGCTTGAATGACTTCGCGCATTCTTCGCGCGACAATGTCGGCGCCGTGCGCGTCGGTTGCCGAGAGAATGACCGCAAACTCCTCGCCGCCGTAGCGCGCCAGCAGGTCCGCAGTACGCGGCAACGCGGATTGCAGCGCCTGGGCGATCTGGATGAGGCAGTCGTCGCCATATGGATGGCCATACCTGTCATTCAGCTTCTTGAAAAAGTCCACATCGATCATTAGCAGCGACAGTGGACTGCGTCGCCGCACCGCCCGCCGCCATTCGACTTCAAGCGAGTGATCGAAGCTGCGGCGATTGGCGATCTCGGTGAGGCTGTCGGTCAGCGACATCGCCTCCATCTTGTCGCGGGCGTCCTGCAGCTCCTGCTGGGCCTGCATGTAGCGGCTTTGCAGAAGCGTCGCCCGGATGCCATACACTACCAGCGCAACGACGATGCCGCTCATCCCGATATAGAAATGTTGCCGGACCAGCGCAGCGCCAAGGGCAAGCAAGGCCACCGTGAAGAAGATCGGACTGGCATTATCGATGAACAGGGTAAGGGGCTTTCGCCGAAAGGACTGCACTCTTTCCTCGCCGCGTGCGGGGCGCCCGAAGAGATAGACTGCACCGAGTGTCAGAAAAACAAAAGGAAGAATGGTCAACAGATCGTACTGGCCGGTCTGCTCATTCGTGGCAACGGTTACATGGTTGTAGAGCGCGGTGAGCAGCCCATAAATCCACAGATAACCGCATAAAATCTGGTAGAAGCGACGCTCTTCGCCATCGTTGGTATAGGCCAGCAGGCGCAGGGTCGCGGCACCGGCGAGCGCGAAACTCTCCACGTTGTAGGTCACCAGAAGACGTGACTCGGACAGCGAATGACCGGCTCGGTGAGCGAACGGAAGCACGGAAAAGATTGCTACATAGGCCAGAAATGCCGTCATCAGTACCGAAATAGCATCGAGCCACACAAACAGGGAGTCCCGTTCTCCTTCGGTTGGAGAGGAGATGGCCAGCAGGACCGGCATCCCGTAGACGAAGAACAGGAAGTCTGAAAAATCCGCGCCGATCAGCGCGCTATGCTGCAGGAGATCTTCCCACGCGGCGAAGAGGATCCCCACGCCCCAGATCGCGAGCGCAGCGCAAAGCAGCGTCCACAAGAGACGCGTCCGCACCGCACCGGCACGACCGACCCGCCAGCACACGGCCAGCGCAAGCCACGGCGCCAGAATCATGAAGGGGTACGAGACGCCCATGGCATGGGTGGGAAACAGCGCAATACATATTGATTGCAGGCCGAGATAGAGAGCCGCGAACAGAACGAAATGTATTGGCTTCAGCGTACGGTTCAACAGAGGCCCCAAGGTGCTGTGACTCACAAAACGTGCAAATCGTTAGTTAAGGCTGATAAAGAAACAAACGGTAACCTGCCGCTCTTTGAAATCGCAGAGGCAGCTAAATTCCACATAATATAGGCTGCTGCTGAAGTTACAGGGTTCTGGAGCTAATGCTATTCCCCGTTGGTGTAATCCTGTCGGAGGGATGGGGTACAGCAGGCAAGCGCGAGATGCGGCGGCGGATATGCCGCCTTCGGTCGAGATGAGGTGGGTTTGGGTGGGGCAAGGAAATCAGGCTACGGCAGACTTTATCTCTGACGATTTATTGCAGCAAAGAGACTTCTTTCTAAGCACGCCGGCGATAGCGGATGGAGAACTCGTATCCCGAATTTGGCGGGAAGAGTCTGGCCACGAGGCGTAAGCGTTCCGCCAGCGCCTGAGGAGCCAGCAGCGGATACTCGCGCTCGCGCAGTTCCGAGTAGTCGAAGTCGACCGAAAGCGATAGTTGATAGATGGCCACCGCGTCCGAGAAGGCCGATTCAAGGAAGCTCGATTTTGCCTTCTCGTCGATGACCGGCTTGCTGTCGATCTTTCCCGAATTGGCACCGCCGCCCACTGCGAGGTTGCGACTCTCCCACGCGTCCTGGCTGGTCTCGCCGCGCACGTCGGCAAGCGCCTGCGCCCATACAAGTGTGTTGAACTCCTCGGGGACGCCCGCAACATCTACAAAAGCATGGCCGACATTGATGAAGAACTCGAACGCCAGGGCGAAGCGGTCGCCCAGCAGACGGGTGGAGATAAAGACGGCCTCAGTGCCATCCAGCGTCAGATTGCGATGGCAGGTGGCCTGGTCGCCCAGTTCGGGGGTATAGGCGGCGGCGATCAGTGTGGCTTCACTGCCGCGGCTCTCGCTGAGGGCGAGCGGGACAAAGTAATACGTTTTGCGGTTAAGCGCGTGGGCAATGGCGAGGGGAACCGCCTGTACCATGTGGTCGAGGTCCTTGCCCTCCAGGCTGTTTTCGCCGAACGCGGCATAGTTGACGCCATTCGCGGCCTTCCGCACTTCCGTCTCGCGGGCAACCTGCGCCGCCTGAATCAGCCCATCTTGAACGTTCTCTGCCATAAAGCAGTATTCTACTGGTATGGCGCACACATCACAGAATGGGACGTTGACGGCTCCCCGTGCATTCGGCTCAGGCTACCTGTTTGGCGTTCCCCTCGGCGACCTCGGACTCTTCACCACGCTGCTGATGAGCGCAGCGGTTGGCTTCGCCGCATTCTTTGCATCAACCTTCTGCGCCATCATCACTCTTCTCTTCTACAAAGTGGCCACCAGCCATATGCCCGACTTCACCATCACGTACAAGTGGGTCGGACTTCCTGTGGGTGTAGTTGTTCTGCTGCTGACGCTGGCCTATCTAGGCACGCTTTGGGTGAAGCGCAAGCTGCGCAAGGGCTGAATGCTGGTCAAGATTTTATAGCCACGCACTGAGCAACCGCCCCGCTGTGCCGCGGAGCATTAGTGAGTCGCTGCGTCCTGCAAAGTAGCGCGAGTTGATCTCGTCGGTCCCAAGGTCCTCGATTGCCCGAAATGCAGCAAGCTCGGCGGCCATCTCTTCCGGCGTGAAGAAGAGCTGAAAGGGCTCTCCTGCCAGCGCCACGCGCGACGCGAGTGAGTCGTGCGCCAGCTGTTCGAGCATCGGCAGCACGCGTCGCGGCTGGCCATAGTCGAGCACCACGCCACTTCCCTGGGGCTGGCTGGAGATGAAATCCAGCGTCGTCCGAAATGCCGCAGCGGTGAGATAAGGCACCACTCCGAGCCAGGCAAAGAAGCTTGGAGCCTGCGGGTTGAACCCAGCCGCCAGCAACTGACCGGGCAAGGACTCCCGCTCGAAGTCCACTGGCGCATAGGTCAAACGATCCGGCGCGGCGATGCCGCCGGCCTCCAGCAGTTGGCGTTTCCAAAGCTGAGTCGCCGGGTGGTCTACCTCGAACACCCGCAGTCCGGGATACGAGTTCCTGTGCGCGAACGTATCGAGTCCCGCGCCGAGCAGTACATACTGCGAGACGCCCCGGGCCACGGCACGGGCCAAATTGTCCTCGGCGTAGCGGCTGCGAGCTACCAGAAACGCCCGCAGCGAAACCGAAAAAGGCCGGTCGGGCCGTGTCGGCGTCCGCCGGATCTCTTCGGCATAGGTATCACCCAGGATCGACACGGCAAACGGGTCGTCAAATATCAGCGGCCTGGCATCATAAATCTGGTGAGCGGCGCGCCGCATGGCGACGCGGAGTGCAGTACGGGATGGCCTGGCCTGTTCCATTCAAATCGTCTCAGGCGGTCTTGCTGTCCACGGCGGTCATCCATGTCAGGGCCTGTGCGAGGTACTGCTTCATCTGTTTGCGTGGAACGATGGCGTCGAGAAAACCATGCTGCATCAGAAACTCCGACCGCTGAAATCCCTCAGGCAGCTTCTGCCGAATCGTCTGCTCGATGACGCGCGGCCCGGCAAAGCCGATCAGCGCCTCTGGTTCAGCGATATTCAGGTCGCCGAGCATGGCAAAGCTCGCCGTCACGCCGCCTGTGGTCGGGTCGGTCATCAAGGAGATGTAGGGAATCTTCTCGTCATCCATCCGCGCGAGTCCGGCGGAGATTTTGGCGAGCTGCATCAACGAAGCGATGCCCTCCATCATGCGCGCGCCGCCTGAGGCCGAGACGATAATCAGCGGGTGCCGCGTTGCGAGTGACCTGTCCACGGCGCGGGCGATCGTTTCGCCCACGACCGCGCCCATGCTGCCGCCGATGAAGCTGTACTCCATCACGCTGAGCACGACCGCATGCGGGCCGAGCATCCCGGTCGCATTGATGATCGCGTCGTTCAGACCGGTCTTGGCCTGCGCCTCTGCAAGCCTTCGCTTATAGGGTTTCAGGTCGGTAAATTCGAGCGGATCGGTCGAGCGCAGCTCCAGGTCCACCAGCTCATAGCCGGGCTCCAGCAGATTGTTGATGCGGGTGCGCGCATCGATGCGGAAGTGCTTGCCGCACTTCGGGCAAACCTGCAGATTGGCTTCGAGGTCTGCCTTGAAGATGATCTCGCGGCAGCCATCGCAGCGCATCCAGAGACCTTCTGTGCGCACCGTCTTCTGCGGATCGTTGACGATCTCATTGTCTTCGCGTTTGAACCAGGTCATTTGTTTTCAGCGCCCTCTGAGTTCGTGCCTGTCCATTGTACCGAGGTCTGTTCGATATTGGCTGGGAAGGTCTCTCCACTTCGCTTCTCTCCGGTCGAGATGACGTGGTTTGGTGGGGCCAGATCCCGTGTTCCCCGAGCGCAATTCCTGTTCTTGCCTCTAATGGCTGGAGTGGTAAGGGTGCCCGGCCAGAATTGTCAGTGCTCGATACACCTGCTCTGCTGCCACTACGCGAGCCAGCTGGTGGGGCAGAGTGATGCGTCCGAACGAGAGCAGCAGATTTGCCCGCTGCAACGCGGGAGCCGACCACCCATCCGCCGGTCCCACCGCCAGCACCAGCCGCTGGCTCCCGCCGTCGCGCAGGTTGCCGAAGCGGGCGGCAAACTCCTCCGACGAGAACTGCTGCCCTCGGCTGTCGAGCAGGATTGCGTATGCAGGACCGCGCCCCGCCTGCTTGGTCAGCCAGTCCAGAAAGCCGGTCTCGTCGTCGAAGGTCTGGGACTCGCATGGGAGATACCGGCCACAGCGCTCTATATAGTCAGCTAACAGGCGATCGGTCGCTTCGGACTTGGTTCGGGTGCGTCGCGGTGCGATTGCAGTCAAGAAAATTTTCATGAAATCGTCATCCGGCGCATAGCAACCTCCTAAAAATTTCGCGATAGATCCATTTTCACAGATTATGTTCGCTCATTCTCTAATATTTCATATTCCGTATCGCCGTTCTTCACCAAATGGTTCATTAGTTGCTGTTTGTTGCAAAAATCTGACTATGGCCTCCAACGTGCATGACCATTCGTAACCGTTGACGTGTTGGTTGGCAACGGCAGCTGAGGAAATGAGTAAGTTCCGATTTGCCACTCATCAGTTTCATACACAGCCTTGGGTCAGGAGTTCTATTCATGCGTATACGGTCTTTCGCGGTAATCTCCGCAATCTTGTTTGTTTTTATGGTGATGGCCGGGGTCGGTTTCTCTCAGACTGCCAGCGGTAATCTCGCAGGAACCGTTAAGGATGCAACTGGGGCAGTCATCCCCAATGCCACGGTCACCGCAGTCAATGAAGATACGAACATCTCATACAGCGGCAAAGGAAACTCCAGCGGCGACGTTCTCATCCCCAATCTTCCCTACGGAAACTATGATGTCACCGCTTCTTCCCCTGGCTTTACGAACTACACCCTCAAGGGCCTCCACATCGAAGTCGGCAAATCGTCTACTGCCAACCTGACGCTCTCCGTCTCCAGTGCCACCAGCGTCGAGGTTTCAGCAGTTGCGGCGGTTTCACTCGATACCACCAGCGCCAACCTCACGCAGACCTTCGAGCCTGCGGAACTCAAGATTCTGCCCAGCGCCACCGTCGGGCTCGGCGTGCTCAACGTCTCCCTTTTGAGCCCGGGCGTCGCCTCTAACGGCGGCATCGGCGCCGGCACCGGACCTTCGGTCGGCGGCCAGCGTCCCCGCAACAATAACTACACCATCGAAGGTATCGATAATAACGACAAGGGCGTAACCGGTCCCCTCGTATATATCCCTAACGACGCGGTAGGCGAATTCTCTCTCATTACCAATCAATTTTCGCCTGAGTTCGGCCACTCCTCCGGCGGCCAGTTCAGCACCAGCGTTATCAGCGGAACCAATAAGTTCCACGGCGCGGCCTACGAATACTTCCAGAACCGCAATCTGAATGCCGAGAACGTTCCTGCCGGTCAACACCAGCCCAACCCGCGCTTCGATTACAACCGTTATGGCGGTCAGGTTGGCGGTCCGATTCTCAAGGACAAGCTCTTCTTCTTCGGCAACTACGAGCGGCAGACCACCGGACAGAGCCTGCAATCGTACGTTTGCACGCCGACGGCGGCTGGCCTCACCCAGATTCAGGCGATCCCTGGCCTCAATGCCACCAATGTGGGCCAGTATGTGAAGTACACTCCGGCTTCCCCCTCGCAGGTTGACGCTTCGGCAGATGTGGCGTGCTTCAATCAGGCGACCGGGCCGCAGACGATCTCAATCTTCAGCGGTACGGGCAACAGCGGCGACGGGAGCGGTACCGGAAATGGACCCGTACTTTCCGCCAACGTCGGCAGCCCGAGCTATGCTTCCGGCACCCAGTACAACATCCCTGTCGGCAACTACCTTGTCTCCTCGCCCACCTTTATCAACTTCGGCGCCCTCACGACCAGCGGCGACTGGACGATCTCACCGACCGATAACCTTCGCGTCCGCTACCTCTATAACAGCAATACGCAGCAGGACACCGCGGCTGCGCTTCCGGTCTTCTATCAACCCCTGCCGCTGCGATACCACCTCGTTTCCATCAGCGAATTCCACACGTTTACGCCTAACCTTACCAACGAGTTTCGCGTTGGCTTTACCCGCTTTACCCAGACTTATTCCGCCGGTAATTACAAATACCCCGGTTTGGACTCCTTCCCCAACATCTATATCTATGACCAGAACGGCCTGGATTACGGTCCAGATGACAACGCTCCCCAGACCACGGTACAGAACCTGTACCAGGCTGTGGACAATATCTCCTGGATCAAGGGCAAGCATAACTTCAAGGTCGGTTTCGACGGACGCAAGTTCATTGCACCCCAGACCTTCACCCAGCGGGTTCGCGGCGACTATGAGTACAACTACCTCACTGAGTATCTCCACGACCTCGCCCCCACCTCCTTCGGCGAGCGTTCCACCGGCAACTTCGTCTACTACGGCGACCAGACTGCACTCTATGGCTATGTCAACGACACATGGCGTGTAGCCCCCACGCTGACCCTCAACTACGGCTTGCGCTACGAGTTCACCTCGGTTCCCGTCGGTGAGCGCGCACAAAGCCTCAATAGCGCGGCCAGCGTTCCCGGCCTTATCAAATTCTCGTCACCCCAGCCTCAGTACACCAACTTCGCTCCCCGCGTAGGCATCAACTATGCGCCGGACGGCAAGACCTCGATTCGCGCCGCCTTCGGGATCGCCCAGGACGTGCTGTTCGACAACCTTGGCCTGCTCTCCTTCCCGCCACAGTATTCATCTACCAATGACGTGGGAACCACGCCAGGACAACCGATCCCCGGCGACCCCAACTTCCTTACCAACGGCGGCCTGCCTGCGGGCAACGGCGCTCTCGCCACGTTCTGCCAGGATGGAACAGGCCCCGGCACTGGCGTTCCCTGCGCGCAGGATCTGTCCAAACAGCGTGCTGCCACTGCAGCCTACATGCCGGATCAGATCATTCCCTATGCGGAGACATGGTCACTCGGCGTCCAGCGTGTGTTCGCCTCTAACTACACCGCCGAAGTCCGTTACGTCGGCACTCGCGGCATTCACCTTCCGACCCAGATCCAGCTCAACGTACAGCCGAAGGTGAACGCGGGGAACCAGCTGTTTACCTCGCTCAATTCACCCGCCCTCATCGAAACAAACGCAAACGCCAGTAATCTTGCCCAGATCGTAGCGGGTTCGAACATTCTTCCGAAGTACGCGGCGGCGGGATTCACCGGCAAGATCACCTCCTACCAGCCCTACTCTGGTTCCAGCTACAACGGTCTGCAGACCAACCTGACCCGGCGCTTCCAGCATGGCTTCCTGCTCAATGCTTCCTACACCTGGAGCAAGACTATGGATGATGCGACTGCAGAGGTCTTTTCTACGGTCCTTACGCCACGCCGTCCGCAGGACTCACAGAACGTCAACGCCGATTACAGCCGTTCGGCGCTGGATCGCACTCACCGCCTGACGGTTGCGGCTGTCTACGATCTGCCCTACTTCAAGCACTCCAACTGGCTCAAGAAGAACATCATCGGCAACTGGGAGTTCTCACCCATCTACACCTACGAATCGCCTGAGTATGCCACTGCACTCTCTGGGGTGAACTCGAATCTGAATGGTGATTCGGCGGGGATCGACCGTCCGATTATCAATCCGAATGGCAAGAAGGGGACCGGATCCGGTGTAACACCTGTCTACAGCATCAACCTTGCGAGCAATTGCGGGGCGGGTGTCGCCACTTGCAATGGCAATCTAGTTGGTTATACCGCAATCAACCCCAACGCCTATTACATCCAGGCGGGCAAAGGTACTCTGCCTACTGCCGGTCGTAATACCCTGCCGATTCGCCCCATCGACAACTTTGACCTGTCGGCGAGCAAGCGGATTAACATCACCGAGGGGCTGGCTATCGAGTTCCAGGCCCAGGCGTTCAACGTTCTCAATCACCCGCAGTACACCGCCGGGAAGATCGATCAGATCGACCTGACCTCAACTCAAGGCACTTCCACGCAGTTTCAGACGGTGAGCAACCCGGCGTTCAATCACCCAGAGCTGCTCTTCAACCCCAATGCCCGGCAGATGCAGCTGGCGGCCAAGCTTAGCTTCTAGCTATCGGCGGCATTCAACGAAAGGGGCGCTCCGTGATCCACGGAGCGCCCCTTTCTCTTGTCCTGAAACGATACTGTGGTCAATACTGCGTTATTTTTTGCTGCTCTTTTTTGCTGCTACCTTTTTCGCTGCGGTCTTCTTGACGGCTACCTTTTTGGTTGCGGACTTCTTCGCAGGAGTCTTCTTTACTGCTGCCTTCTTCGCCGGAGCTTTCTTCACTGCGGCCTTCTTGGGCGGGATCGCCTTTGCCGGAGCCTTTTTCGCACGAACCGTTGCGATTCGTGCCTTCAGCTCGGCATTTAGATCGGCCACGCTCAGCGAAGTGGCAGTTTTGCGTAGCCGCTCCAGACCATAGAAGGCTCGTTTCTCTGCTGAAAATACATGGACGATAAAGTCCACATAGTCCATTAGGATCCACTCCGCTTGCCGTCGTCCTTCGACCGAGTTCGGATACACCCCAAACTCTCGTTTCAAACGAATCTCGATCTCGTCGGTGATGGCGACGTTCTGGCGTTCGTTGGTGCCATTGCAGATCAGAAAGTAGTCGGTAAGCCCGCTCTCCGCCGGGTCGAGCGCG from Edaphobacter paludis includes:
- the rsfS gene encoding ribosome silencing factor, coding for MPSTESNQLLLAAAAACEDKKAEDIRILALDPAESGLTDYFLICNGTNERQNVAITDEIEIRLKREFGVYPNSVEGRRQAEWILMDYVDFIVHVFSAEKRAFYGLERLRKTATSLSVADLNAELKARIATVRAKKAPAKAIPPKKAAVKKAPAKKAAVKKTPAKKSATKKVAVKKTAAKKVAAKKSSKK
- a CDS encoding carboxypeptidase regulatory-like domain-containing protein, translating into MRIRSFAVISAILFVFMVMAGVGFSQTASGNLAGTVKDATGAVIPNATVTAVNEDTNISYSGKGNSSGDVLIPNLPYGNYDVTASSPGFTNYTLKGLHIEVGKSSTANLTLSVSSATSVEVSAVAAVSLDTTSANLTQTFEPAELKILPSATVGLGVLNVSLLSPGVASNGGIGAGTGPSVGGQRPRNNNYTIEGIDNNDKGVTGPLVYIPNDAVGEFSLITNQFSPEFGHSSGGQFSTSVISGTNKFHGAAYEYFQNRNLNAENVPAGQHQPNPRFDYNRYGGQVGGPILKDKLFFFGNYERQTTGQSLQSYVCTPTAAGLTQIQAIPGLNATNVGQYVKYTPASPSQVDASADVACFNQATGPQTISIFSGTGNSGDGSGTGNGPVLSANVGSPSYASGTQYNIPVGNYLVSSPTFINFGALTTSGDWTISPTDNLRVRYLYNSNTQQDTAAALPVFYQPLPLRYHLVSISEFHTFTPNLTNEFRVGFTRFTQTYSAGNYKYPGLDSFPNIYIYDQNGLDYGPDDNAPQTTVQNLYQAVDNISWIKGKHNFKVGFDGRKFIAPQTFTQRVRGDYEYNYLTEYLHDLAPTSFGERSTGNFVYYGDQTALYGYVNDTWRVAPTLTLNYGLRYEFTSVPVGERAQSLNSAASVPGLIKFSSPQPQYTNFAPRVGINYAPDGKTSIRAAFGIAQDVLFDNLGLLSFPPQYSSTNDVGTTPGQPIPGDPNFLTNGGLPAGNGALATFCQDGTGPGTGVPCAQDLSKQRAATAAYMPDQIIPYAETWSLGVQRVFASNYTAEVRYVGTRGIHLPTQIQLNVQPKVNAGNQLFTSLNSPALIETNANASNLAQIVAGSNILPKYAAAGFTGKITSYQPYSGSSYNGLQTNLTRRFQHGFLLNASYTWSKTMDDATAEVFSTVLTPRRPQDSQNVNADYSRSALDRTHRLTVAAVYDLPYFKHSNWLKKNIIGNWEFSPIYTYESPEYATALSGVNSNLNGDSAGIDRPIINPNGKKGTGSGVTPVYSINLASNCGAGVATCNGNLVGYTAINPNAYYIQAGKGTLPTAGRNTLPIRPIDNFDLSASKRINITEGLAIEFQAQAFNVLNHPQYTAGKIDQIDLTSTQGTSTQFQTVSNPAFNHPELLFNPNARQMQLAAKLSF